A stretch of the Aegilops tauschii subsp. strangulata cultivar AL8/78 chromosome 4, Aet v6.0, whole genome shotgun sequence genome encodes the following:
- the LOC141022050 gene encoding uncharacterized protein, producing MFLHVVGHNQRFMVIHNTFMRSMETISRYFKQVLYAVGELRGEMIRRPSGQTPPKIRGSPRRYPYFKDCIGAIDGTHVTARVPRSQSAAYRGRKHYTSHNVLAAVDFDLKFTYVLAG from the exons ATGTTCCTCCATGTTGTTGGCCATAACCAGAGGTTCATGGTCATTCACAACACGTTCATGAGGTCAATGGAGACCATCTCTAGGTACTTCAAGCAGGTGCTTTATGCTGTTGGGGAGCTTAGAGGAGAGATGATTAGGAGACCATCTGGCCAGACACCACCCAAGATTCGTGGAAGCCCAAGACGGTATCCATACTTCAAG GATTGCATTGGGGCAATAGATGGTACTCATGTTACTGCCAGAGTTCCTAGGTCACAGTCTGCAGCATACAGGGGGAGGAAGCACTACACAAGCCATAATGTGCTTGCTGCTGTTGACTTTGATCTGAAGTTCACATatgtgctggctggctga